From a single Silene latifolia isolate original U9 population chromosome 6, ASM4854445v1, whole genome shotgun sequence genomic region:
- the LOC141586290 gene encoding uncharacterized protein LOC141586290, with product MGRQRRKRTENNSDVSGKKRKRRCKERGRTVLDLVTKALKEKKPIELEWDKVHRLPTGTFAGKFSSWIGVTARRHVSCIVETWDDVDNVLRKEILDSITGAFTVIKDRHDWCLIKAGKLWRKWKCTLVRKWLYDETGAIRRTPPELYDHITPEEWNAFLASHTTEEFKEISAINKRNASMNNTRFYGSRAGYRGIEVIVKKDFASKGHVLEKVDRHLTWLRGHTPTNGDMIEYDKEVALKIKAVEKEVAAGTFKPEGREDILAKAIGRPEHGGRVRGVPDGISITEYFGRASKKPTTEVERLKETVIYYVYIE from the exons ATGGGCCGACAAAGGCGTAAACGAACTGAGAATAACTCTGATGTCTCAGGCAAGAAGAGGAAGAGAAGGTGTAAGGAGAGGGGTCGAACAGTATTGGACTTAGTGACAAAAGCTCTGAAGGAGAAGAAACCTATTGAATTGGAGTGGGATAAAGTGCACAGATTGCCTACAGGAACTTTTGCTGGAAAGTTTAGTAGCTGGATTGGCGTTACTGCCCGGAGGCATGTTAGTTGCATAGTGGAAACGTGGGACGATGTGGATAATGTCCTGAGGAAAGAAATTTTGGATAGTATCACA GGCGCTTTTACCGTCATCAAAGACCGTCATGATTGGTGTCTCATAAAGGCGGGTAAATTATGGAGAAAGTGGAAATGCACCTTAGTCCGTAAGTGGTTATATGACGAAACGGGAGCAATACGGAGGACACCACCAGAATTGTATGACCACATAACACCAGAGGAGTGGAATGCGTTTTTGGCGTCTCACACTACTGAGGAATTTAAG GAAATAAGTGCAATCAACAAGAGGAATGCTTCGATGAATAATACAAGGTTCTATGGCTCTCGAGCAGGATATCGTGGGATTGAAGTTATAGTC AAGAAAGACTTTGCCTCCAAAGGACACGTATTGGAGAAAGTTGACCGACACTTAACTTGGCTAAGGGGTCACACGCCTACTAAtggagatatgatagaatatgacAAGGAAGTCGCTTTGAAAATT AAAGCAGTAGAAAAAGAGGTGGCAGCAGGTACATTTAAACCTGAAGGACGAGAAGATATACTTGCTAAGGCAATCGGCAGACCTGAACATGGTGGCCGTGTGCGAGGAGTTCCTGATGGCATATCCATAACTGAGTATTTTGGGAGGGCTTCCAAAAAGCCGACGACTGAAGTAGAGCGTCTCAAAGAGACGGTAATTTATTATGTATACATAGAATAA